A single Hippocampus zosterae strain Florida chromosome 1, ASM2543408v3, whole genome shotgun sequence DNA region contains:
- the ppp2r2ba gene encoding serine/threonine-protein phosphatase 2A 55 kDa regulatory subunit B beta isoform isoform X2, whose amino-acid sequence MEEESDTRKINSSFLRDHNYATEADIISTVEFNSSGELLATGDKGGRVVVFQREQESKSQPQRRGEYNVYSTFQSHEPEFDYLKSLEIEEKINKIKWLPQQNAAYFLLSTNDKTVKLWKISERDKRPEGYNLKDDDGRIRDPSTITSLRVPVLQPMDLMVEATARRVFSNAHTYHINSISVNSDLQTFISTDDLRVNLWNLEITDRSFNIVDIKPANMEELTEVITSAEFHPQQCHTFAYSSSKGSIRLCDMRQAALCDKHCKYFEEPEDPATRSFFSEIISSISDVKFSHNGRHLMTRDYLTVKVWDLQMENKPLETYQVHDYLRGKLCSLYENDCIFDKFECVWNGSDSVIMTGSYNNFFRMFDRNTKRDVTLEASRENSKPRAILKPRKVCVGGKRRKDEISVDSLDFSKKILHTTWHPHENIIAVAATNNLYIFQDKVN is encoded by the exons ATGGAGGAGGAGAGCGACACCCGAAAAATTAACAGCAGCTTCCTTCGCGACCACAACTATGCAACAGAAG CTGACATTATCTCAACAGTGGAGTTTAACTCATCGGGTGAGCTGTTGGCCACCGGGGACAAAGGAGGCAGAGTGGTTGTCTTCCAGAGGGAGCAGGAG AGTAAAAGCCAGCCCCAGCGTCGAGGGGAGTACAATGTTTACAGCACATTCCAGAGCCACGAGCCGGAGTTTGACTACCTGAAAAGTTTGGAGATAGAGGAGAAGATCAACAAGATCAAATGGCTTCCACAGCAGAATGCCGCCTACTTCCTGCTCTCAACTAATG ACAAGACGGTGAAGCTGTGGAAGATCAGCGAGCGAGACAAACGGCCGGAGGGCTACAACCTGAAGGATGACGACGGGCGCATCAGGGACCCGTCCACCATCACATCTCTACGA GTGCCGGTGTTGCAACCGATGGATCTGATGGTTGAAGCCACAGCCAGGCGAGTGTTCAGCAACGCCCACACCTACCACATCAACTCCATCTCCGTGAACTCTGACCTCCAGACCTTCATATCCACCGATGACCTCCGAGTGAACCTGTGGAATCTGGAGATCACTGATCGCAGCTTCA ACATTGTGGACATAAAACCCGCCAATATGGAGGAGCTGACCGAAGTGATCACCTCAGCAGAGTTTCATCCCCAGCAGTGTCACACTTTTGCATATAGCAGCAGCAAGGGCTCAATAAGACTTTGTGACATGAGGCAAGCTGCACTCTGCGACAAGCATTGCAAAT ACTTTGAAGAGCCGGAGGATCCCGCCACCCGTTCCTTTTTCTCCGAAATCATCTCATCCATCTCCGACGTGAAGTTCAGTCACAACGGTCGGCACTTGATGACGAGGGACTACCTCACTGTGAAGGTGTGGGACCTGCAAATGGAGAACAAGCCGCTCGAGACGTACCAG GTTCATGACTACCTGCGGGGCAAACTTTGCTCCCTGTATGAGAACGACTGCATCTTTGACAAGTTTGAGTGTGTCTGGAATGGATCAGACAG CGTCATAATGACTGGCTCCTACAACAACTTTTTCCGAATGTTTGACCGGAACACCAAACGGGATGTCACGCTGGAAGCATCCAGAGAAAACAGCAAGCCAAGAGCCATTCTTAAACCTCGCAAG GTGTGCGTGGGCGGCAAACGCAGAAAGGATGAGATCAGCGTGGACAGCTTAGACTTCAGTAAGAAGATCCTTCACACCACGTGGCACCCGCACGAGAACATCATCGCTGTGGCGGCCACCAATAACCTTTACATCTTCCAAGACAAGGTCAACTAA
- the gpr151 gene encoding G-protein coupled receptor 151 produces the protein MNKLSGNNSTVMNTSLNKWSFNDGGSFQHLDPGKLRVLVPAVLGIICVLGLACNLTAMAILLSNAHKGKISLINSLIFNLTFADCLVLLFSLPFRAASYSKASWTLGLVVCKTSDWFLHSCMAAKSFSVAVMAKACYHYVSNPTKQVSIRLRSILVALFFIWLLACAAPIPQWLFARLQQGLHGLMCVLRVPPEAWDFMSVYIKAYPLGVYCAPLSFSLMYFWKAYGQCQRRSSKTQNLRTQIRSRKLTLMLFNLTLATAILWLPQWVVWVWERHSAAGGSQSSVSSPPLLITLSAQMLTLSLSLVNPLIVLSLSEEFREGYRGLWRRLTLRKQPPSKIKPGPHKPTSLQSPCPRPETSGQPKGESGLGSSSTKPGTSRDEQVEHSTARGGDVDKDGLVLPDVEQFWHERESGSHLDENDPVPWEHQDHQERN, from the coding sequence ATGAACAAACTGTCTGGGAACAATTCGACGGTGATGAACACCTCCTTAAACAAGTGGTCGTTTAACGATGGTGGCTCCTTCCAACATTTGGACCCCGGCAAGCTGAGGGTTCTGGTGCCGGCGGTCCTGGGCATCATTTGCGTTCTGGGCTTGGCTTGTAATTTAACCGCCATGGCCATCTTGTTGTCGAACGCCCACAAAGGCAAAATATCTCTCATCAACTCACTCATCTTCAACCTGACGTTCGCCGACTGCCTGGTGCTGCTCTTCAGCCTGCCCTTCAGGGCCGCCTCCTACTCCAAAGCCAGCTGGACGCTGGGCTTGGTCGTGTGCAAGACGTCCGACTGGTTCTTACACTCGTGCATGGCGGCCAAGAGTTTTTCGGTGGCAGTCATGGCCAAAGCCTGCTACCACTACGTGTCCAACCCGACCAAGCAGGTGAGCATCCGCCTGCGTTCCATCCTGGTGGCACTGTTCTTCATCTGGCTGTTGGCTTGTGCCGCTCCTATCCCTCAATGGCTCTTTGCCAGGCTGCAACAGGGGCTACACGGGCTCATGTGCGTGCTGCGGGTCCCCCCCGAAGCATGGGACTTCATGTCTGTGTACATAAAGGCTTACCCGCTGGGTGTCTACTGCGCCCCCCTCAGCTTTTCCCTCATGTACTTCTGGAAGGCTTACGGCCAATGCCAGCGGCGCTCCAGTAAGACTCAGAATCTGCGCACACAGATCAGGTCCAGGAAGCTCACCTTGATGCTCTTCAATCTCACCTTAGCCACTGCCATCCTCTGGCTGCCGCAGTGGGTGGTGTGGGTTTGGGAGCGCCACTCGGCAGCCGGTGGATCGCAGAGCTCCGTCTCTTCCCCGCCTCTTCTCATCACCCTCTCGGCTCAGATGCTCACCTTGTCGCTGTCGCTCGTAAACCCTCTCATCGTGCTCTCCCTCTCAGAAGAGTTCCGGGAGGGGTACCGTGGCCTGTGGAGACGCCTCACCCTGCGCAAGCAACCTCCTTCCAAGATCaaacccggacctcacaaaccCACCTCGCTCCAGTCGCCTTGTCCCAGACCGGAGACGTCCGGCCAGCCGAAGGGCGAGAGCGGTCTTGGATCATCAAGCACCAAGCCGGGAACCAGCAGAGATGAGCAGGTGGAGCACAGCACAGCTAGAGGAGGCGACGTCGACAAAGATGGGCTCGTCTTGCCCGACGTGGAGCAGTTCTGGCACGAGAGGGAGTCCGGATCACATTTGGATGAAAATGACCCAGTGCCGTGGGAGCATCAGGACCACCAGGAGAGAAATTAA